caggagcgcacaaaGTAATTGgtcgcttcatgccgccgctgtactacagtaatacacttgtattatctatacgagtgtactactgtagtgcagcggcagcatgaagcgcacagcgttttagcaaccaatgatgccgtgcgctcctgctctcagcaggatgccaggccgggataccacggatcactcatggccgtgtgcattcggcctaaggttTGCAGTATGTTTTCAATGTGTGCTGAGAAAGCACCCATCCTGTTCTCCATCCATTTGATGACCTGACATACAGGTTTTCCTACTATATGGAACAGCACCAGGCTACATATGCCAATAAAGTGACATACATAGGAGGGATATTGAAGGCGCACTAGCCAACATATACTGCAAAACGTAGAGTGAGTACACCCCGATAATTTGGCTAAGCCACAAACACCAACATCACAACTGCTGCCTAGCAACATTTCCTGGCTATttcaaaaggggaaaaaaaaaacaaaaaaaaaaaaacctgatgcacTTATGGTTTGTTTATTGAATATTTTAACGAAGTTACCAGTGATGTCTAGATTATCAAAACTAAGTCAAGTAGATTCCTGTTTCCATATGAGCATGTCTGTATAATGAAGACAGTTTTATTTTGGAAGAAGAAGCCTTTGTCTACAGTGACTTCCATGGTATCCAAATGAAAAGAGCAAATACGCTCAAGTATGAGAAGCAGCATTACTACACTGCATATGGAGTCAACATACACCATTAATGAGGTTCTCCGATGATAACACTAAGTGCTTGCAGCCTACACATCAAGCTAAGGattcagacttaggcctctttcacactacagtatgtccatttcagtgttttacggtccgtttttcacggatccgttgttccgttttttgcttccgttgtggttccgtttccgttgttccgtttttccgtatggcatatacagtatacagtaattacatagaaaaaattgggctgggcataacattttcaatagatggttccgcaaaaaacggaacggatatggaagacatacggatgcatttccgtatgtgttcgtttttttgcggacccattgacttgaatggagccacggactgtgatttgcggccaaatataggacatgttctatcttttcaacggaacggaaaaacggaaatacggaaacggaatgcatacggaacacattccgtttttttgcggaaccattgaaatgaatggttccgtatacggaacgcaaaaaacggaccgcaaaacggaaaaaaaaaaaacggtagtgtgaaagaggccttaaagggaacctgtcatgtggatatttgattataatctaactaattatatacaatcattaactactaaaaagtgccttagatgtattcacttactggtgtgacagatggttaccccaTAAtatacacaaagatgccgcatgctaatgagctgttccgagtccggcgtgaggtcatcgaggccagcgtatatttaattcagagctatagccactcccctgcccacctgctgctgattcctatggaaacaaactgtcactcagcagcaggtgggcggggagagtcaggagctcatgaatattcatgacttattatcagctggagcttttcaatacaagatgttggcagattgactgggtcaattaaagaaagtgacccagcattttgctaagcgaatcagtcacttaacaccataaaactggtgacaggttccctttaagtgctcccTGCAGCTTTGGTTCCTTTAGTGTTTACACACCCACAATctgcactgcagccaatgactgacttcAGAGTGATGTAACTGGCTGCAgttgagcatgtgaccatgctgcGCTGGATGTAAACACTACGGGCACCAAAGCACAGACAGTCAAGAACAACGGGGAACAGTCAAGTATGAATCTTTAGCTTGATGGAGCAGGCTGCTGGCACGAAGTAAAAATTGAATTAACGGAAAACCACTTTGAAGGACCAATGCACAGTGCAGGTTTATAACAAGCATATAATGCCATCTACTACAACTCTAATTTTACAAAGACACTTAAGTTCCTGGCAGACTCCATATAGATACAAACAGCATGTATATTGCGTGCCATATTATGGAGGTATTGCCCTGTAGTAGGAATACAGTGCCTCAGGAAGGAAAACTAGACAGAATGCATACATGCTCACAGTATGGAAAAGCAGCGACTGCAGTTGTAGAGGTTCTGCACGCATGTTGCTTTTTAAAGTGTATGTACCCCAATTAGGTCTTCGCTTATTTGGTAATGAAACATGATGATCTattctcgggataggtcatcaatatctaaccaGTGGTGTTCCAACACTGCTGCCACAGCTTCTTCATAGCAGACCAAGTACATTGCCATTCATTTTACAGCAGGTGAGCTTTATATGGCAATCCAGGCCCACTCATTTGAATACGACCAAGCTGCGCCTAGGTCACGCGACATCACTGGCCAAGGAAGATGGCCTTTTCAAAACATGTTTTCGGAAAGTGTGCCAGACCCTACTAAGTCAGatagataacctatcctgaggagaggccaTCAGTTTAAAGCtcctgaaaaacccttttaaactatGCCATCTTGAAACTAAAATCCCATAGTAAAGTGTAGGCTCTATTAAACCTAGCTACCTCATTAGCATGTTCTGTCCTCTCCAGAGTACACAGCTTATAGGAGAGTACTGCTGATTACCCTCCCCATCGCTAACTGAAATTAAAGAGTTTATTTCCATTAGGCTAATTGTACAAGTATTTTCTGTACACAACCATCATCTGCATAGCTTTCATCAAGTGAAGTCATAACAAGAGTTAGTTTCCATCTGAGCAGCACAATTAACTTATCTCCAAAGTGACGCAGGCCTCTTCATCCATATTCTTAAATCTGGAACATTAGAGTTAATAGATTATGAACATTACCTGTCCCTGACTTAAGAAATTCTCAATTTAGGCACTTTCTGAGCTAAAATCATATTATGAAAGTTAAATGTATTTGCTTGGGAAGATTGCAAAGGGTACGTTTCTAGAGGCACTCTGAGCAGAGTTACGGTGCTAAACTTCATAGTAGGACTGAACAGCCCAGTCTGAAGTCTAGAGAGTACCTTGTAGAGAACCAGAAAAATTCTAGGACAATTTAGTGATCTGAACATTGGGCTGTTTTATAGTGGGGCTTGCAAATACAGTAACTGGCCACATACAGAAAGATGTTGGCAAATCCTGTCTGCAGCCTTGTGTATGATGACCCAACCAGGTTTTAACACTCACtatcaggaaagaatgtttatgAAGGAGTTACTGGTAGAGGGCCAAACACCACAAACATTCACAACCCAACTCAGAAAATATAACCAGTCTTGCCAGCTCTTGCCCAAACACGAGAATACCTAGACACCATAAACATTACCACCTGGTTCTCATCCACAAAGGCTGGTGGGGCTCATTCGTTTCTATGAAAACAGAGAAATCATTTAAACTGAATAATATTCTGAAAGAGGGAAAAGAACAGGGTTACCACAGGTCGTGTTAGGCCCAGAAGATCTCATGGCAATAATATCACATTTAGAATACAAAGtggtagatatttttttttatatgaaatatatttttttattttttatttatattatctCTGTCGTTCTTTCAGAAGACAATACTTTATCAATTTCACGTACAAAATGCATGCAAATCCTAATGTTAAAACGGGCCAAACGGTAGCACTTCGCCCCAGTACTATGGTAATCGGGGCATATACTTCACCCAAATTCTTACCTCAATGATCTTCAGGCTTTCTGGCAGTTCAACCTCCTTCCCCAAGGCTCTTGTAGCATTCATTTTTGCTATTTCTAATAACTTtaacttttctaaaaaaaaaaaaaaaaaaaaaaaaaaacacacttttcagATTCTCATGAAAAAGTATATACATCTCAATGTTTCCACTATAAAAGGGTTCAATATCCTGTACAATGAAGTGCCTTTTTACAAGGGATCAAAAACTAAAGTCCTGGATCACATTCAATATATAAAAGGGTATTGCCACATCAGCCATTCATGGTTGAACTCCGATAGCCAGACGTATGTAGTACCAGGAAGCGATAGGTCAttacttctataggagttacGGAAACAGTATAGCACAGCCCAATCAAACCCCCCAACAGGTATTCCTGTCTCAGCCATCAGCAGATTACCTTCAAATATCTTTTAAAGATGTTGTGCATCTGGAAGACTTATTTAGACAGAAAGAAGATCTTCATAAAGCTGATCAGGGATactggtgtcagacccctgacaatctgatattaatgacctatcctgagcagaggtcatcaatattaagagcagacaaccactttaagactTTAATAGATTGAGACACTTTAAATTATAATTGCCATGTATAAATACAAGTACAGATTGCTTACCCTCTTCACTTAAGCGCAAAGGCGTTCTACTGCGGGAACGAGTCATTGATCGACTTCTGTGTGATCGGAAAGTAGGAGAGCAAGGACGTCGTATGAAGCCATAATACTTTCTTGTATAACGCTTGTGATATGAACGAGAACGGCTACGTGACCTATACCTAGGTGGAGACCTATAATATCTTCTGTAAGCAGAAGAATATCTTCTCCTTTGCCTTGGGCTGTAGGATCTTGAGCGACTTCTTGAGTAGCTTCTGGAGTAAGACCTAGATCGGCCACGAGAATAAGACCTCGAGCTTCTTCTAGTTCTTTTCCTGTAGTACCTTCGTTCCTGTGAGGAAGACCTGCTCCAGCTTCCTGAACGGGAGGATCTTGAGGAGCTGGAACAAGAGCTCGAGCTGCTAGAGGGGCTTAAAGACTTGCGTTTTAGGGAGCGTGTTTTAGACCTGGATCGAGATGGGCACTCTTTAGGCGAATTTAAGCTTAAATCATCCATAATATTTGTCATATCTTTTGTTCTCTTGTTTGCCTCATTCTCATACACTTCACTTGAGGTCTGCTCATTAAATGCTTTGTCTGGCAAGAAAACAGGGAAAAAGAACAGTAAGTAATGGTAGTCAAACGAGTTCCATCATACAAAGCAGCTGCCTAGTGGTGGTTTGAATTGCAcagccacagctgccataggcaCCTAAACTGAAATCAATTTATGACTAGGTCTGTGCTCCGCCATAACTTAGGCTCATCCTCAAGCAGCTCTACCCATATGAAAAAAAGCAGAGTCTAAACAGGCTTAAAATAATCAACTCCAGATGGGGTTTCCGAAACGTGTGTCAGGGTGTGCGGTTTTTCTATATACAGTGATGTACTAATAGCCACCTTTATACCTATCCATGTTGATGAgaaatttatatatacacacacacacatactacatTAATTTGTCCTTTTACTTATGGACAAGGGATACTCATTACATCCCCTTTTCCTTCGTTCATGGTAGTTGTAACAATGTGGATTAGGGCTGTTTATGCTTAACACTTTAAATTCATGGATAATGGGTACTTATTACcttctgcacccccccccccccccccccttctctgtacagggtgggccatttaaatggatacaccttaattaaATGAGAATGGTTGGtgattaacttcctgtttgtggcacattagtatatgtggggGGGGGACTTTTCAAGataggtggtgaccatggcagc
This is a stretch of genomic DNA from Bufo gargarizans isolate SCDJY-AF-19 chromosome 3, ASM1485885v1, whole genome shotgun sequence. It encodes these proteins:
- the RSRP1 gene encoding arginine/serine-rich protein 1 isoform X1; the protein is MTRTVVMEVSEAGNDSLGNKVYASVRNGDDDNINSDKAFNEQTSSEVYENEANKRTKDMTNIMDDLSLNSPKECPSRSRSKTRSLKRKSLSPSSSSSSCSSSSRSSRSGSWSRSSSQERRYYRKRTRRSSRSYSRGRSRSYSRSYSRSRSRSYSPRQRRRYSSAYRRYYRSPPRYRSRSRSRSYHKRYTRKYYGFIRRPCSPTFRSHRSRSMTRSRSRTPLRLSEEEKLKLLEIAKMNATRALGKEVELPESLKIIEQPKKSSESSASRSEKSRSSSFNSNDSRTKLEERGGNSIKDQVTELKHKSPYMLWRPVTSEVKSFSKSLPKHVHTSKTR
- the RSRP1 gene encoding arginine/serine-rich protein 1 isoform X2, whose protein sequence is MTRTVVMEVSEAGNDSLGNKVYASVRNGDDDNINSDKAFNEQTSSEVYENEANKRTKDMTNIMDDLSLNSPKECPSRSRSKTRSLKRKSLSPSSSSSSCSSSSRSSRSGSWSRSSSQERRYYRKRTRRSSRSYSRGRSRSYSRSYSRSRSRSYSPRQRRRYSSAYRRYYRSPPRYRSRSRSRSYHKRYTRKYYGFIRRPCSPTFRSHRSRSMTRSRSRTPLRLSEEEKLKLLEIAKMNATRALGKEVELPESLKIIEI